The Oncorhynchus nerka isolate Pitt River linkage group LG15, Oner_Uvic_2.0, whole genome shotgun sequence genome contains the following window.
CACTAAGCAAATACATCTTGACAAAACCATTTTTTTTATGTACAGAATAATCTTCCTTTCAATTGTTTTTGAGAGTTAGAGACTGAATCATTCATAATGGATGGCTTTTGTGTTTCTTACAGGTTACCCAACTGGTTTCTAGAACACCGTCTCCCGAATGGTGTCACAACACCATGGAATTTGGCAGACAGATGATCATGTAACACAGAGACAAATCTCGTGTGGGCAGAGACAAATCTTGTGTGAACAGAGACAAATCTTGTGTGAACAGAGACAAATCTTGTGTGAACAGAGACAAATCTTGTGTGAACAGAGACAAATCTTGTGTGAACAGAGACAAATCTTGTGTGAACAGAGACAAATCTTGTGTGAGTTTTGGCCTGTGAAAGTGTTAATCTATCACAAGAGACTAGACAGGTGCTGATCCCATCCTCCTATCTGTCTGGATTTGTTTGGATTCCTGAGATTCGGGATCACAAAATCACAAAAGATCCCTTTGCAAAGTATGTTCCACCATTGTAAATTAAGACTTTGAAAGTAAGATATCACATTCCGACAGTCATTACAAGTTCAGAACTACTCAATGACCTAACTTCATCATCCcgaccaaccccaccaccacccatcTTTATTTCCTACCCTACCCAATGTCATTATGGGTAATTGAGTCCTAACAGGGTGCCCCAGGTGCcagtgggtgcttatatttgtcctgatTCACACATCTAAAAGTGTGTTTTATACacgtttgattttttttttttttttttgcatatctcAACTCCCCCCAAGAATGGGGTTACAGCCAAGGTCAGTCATTATCAACATTGaagaaattagggttaagtgccttgctcaagggcacatcgacagatatttttcaccttgtctgttaggggatttgaactagcaacctttcagttactggcacaACACTATCCACTCAGCTACCTGCCCCTCGGACACTGATAGAGTCCCTGAAACTTAGTACTAGTACCAGAGTCAATGTCCGTGCGGAAATTGAATAAGCGTAACATAAAAATTCCCATCAGAAACGgtctgtttaagctagagatatctgttttattgcatgggctgcatctcaatccaccacatgcGCCGATGTCAGCCTTCCACATCTgaggtggaaggtggcagagctacagctgtGTTTCTTTCATcgatatatacatgtatatatatatgtttggCTACCTAAAGACTTAGACTCGACCATTAGGATGAAAAATACCAAATGGACACTAGGTCAGTGACAGGGTGAACCAGGTGTCTTCTTCAGGTCCATCCAGTATTCCACTATCTGGGACGAGCGGCTCAAAATATAGGTGATGACTTTGGAAAATTCACAGCGATTGTACTTGCCGAGATAGGCCTTCCATTGCCAAGGATCTGGTGAGTTTGTGGGCGAGAGGCCCAGTTTCTTCATACAGGCGCCAACATAGGCGTCTTCTATATTAAAAAGCTTGATGTCCTTGGATACCGCCACGAACCTCTCCGGCAGGTCGTTGGAGAACACGTATCCCATACCAAGTGTGTAGGTCGGGTATCGGTCGTCGGCTAACATCTCCACCGGAACATACCATTTAGAGTTGGGGTTCCGGATGACCGGTCGATTCCACATCAGCATCCCTGTCAGGTAGTTCACCTTGGGAAATAGGGAAGGAATTTAATCTTTGTATAGAATTATTAAAGATTTAGAAGGTGAAAAAAAAGAATAAACTTAgtaagtcagacagacagacagacagacagacagacagacagacagacagacagacagacagacagacagacaagacagacaagacagacaagacagacagacagacagacagacagacagacagacagacagagtaataAAGCTGTCCCCCAAAGAGGTGGAGGTTGggttgaataaaataaaaataaagttaaCCTCGGGGACGTCCGGTCTCAGCAACATAGTCATCAGGTTCTCTACGTTGAGGAACATGTCTGAGTCAATCTTCATGGCGTAGGTGGCATTGGTGCAGTGGGTGGCCAGCCAGTCCATAATCACCATGGTCTTAATGGTGAGGTTGAGGTAAGAGTCCAGGAAGTTGCTCTGGAGTAGATCATGATGCACTTGGCTCTCCTGGTTCACCTTCAAATCAAAGTCAAGAGTCAAAGTCGAGTCAAAAGTCGAGTCAAAGTCAAAGTTAGGTCAGCTCAAGtcacaatcaaatcaaaatcaaatcaaactctaTTTAAATATTAACAACCCCAACACactttaaaaaataaacacaacACTAAAAAAAGCTAAAACAATCAAGACCAACCTTCTCCTGCAGCTCCTGGGCAACTGGTCCTCCAGGAAGTCCTAGCATGAATAGCGTCTGTACCTTCTTCCCCTGCACCAGGGTCTCATTACCCCACGTCCTGCGGATGGCGTCCCTGGCGGCCAGGTTACCGGGCGCCACGGGGACTATCAGCACCAGGAACGGGGTCTGGGTATTACACTTGTCCGGTTCGTCTACGATGAAGTGGTAGTTACGAGGGTAGCCCAAGTGGTTGTGATTGGTTGGTAGCGGGCGTATGGTGGTTGAGGTTGGGGCTGGTACTGTGGTTGGGGGAATGGTGGTTGGGGATGGTCCACGGTGGCGGTCGGGGTTGGTCCATCTATGGTAGTATGTGTACAGTGATAGGTTTTTCCACCAGTCTGTCTGGGAGAATCTGTCAGGAAAACCTAAGAGGATGATCACGATGACCGtggacaggaagaggaggaagatgaaacACGGCCGCACCAGAAACCGCAGTGGTCGTACAGGGCTCTCGACCACAACTTGACTAAATGGGAGAAGAAGAAAATAGAGGTTAGATTGGTAGATCAACATGGTCATATTTGTATGGAAGAGTATTCGGGCCAAGTGAAGATAAACATTGAATAAACGGCGATGGGTGTTGGTTTTTGATGATTTCAAGAATGAAGTGTCAATATTTCGAGAATAAAATTAAAATGTAGTTTCGAGAATAAAGTCAACATTTTGGGAATTAAGTTGACATTTTGAGAATAAAGTCCCAGTTATATTTATattcatatttatatttatatagggGGTGTGGTTAACTGCAAGCCTCCCTGGCTCCCTGTTGCTGTGCGTGTATACTACCTGAGTTACATGACCTGGTGAAACTATACTTTAGAATTGGCTTTAGTAACAACGAAATCCTTTCTCCTTTAGCACATCATAATAATATGATTATAAGTATTAGGACAGGAGGAACCACACAAGTCCGtgtggttacatacagtacataggtAGAGagtggcttgtgtgtgtgtgtgacacacaaAACGATATCGCCAAGGCAATACCGTTCTACCGAACGGCCATGGTGCGTTGCCAGACACGAAGAGGTGCATGCATCAGTCCGGGTCATGGTGCCCTTCAAATTCGCTATAAAGTTGTCCTCAATCCCCTGCATATGCCAACACCATGCATACTATACTTTAGAGAATAACAGCTTGGCCAGCAGCCTATATGTTGAAACGAAAGGTTAATTTACACATTTACACATGTTTTATGTAAACTACACTTTAAATGATATAGCCTCATAGGCCTAGGTTTATTATATTGTGAATGTAGATCACGGATTGTGGGGGAAAGGATTGGTCCCTGTAGGGAAGCACCGATGGAAACCCTAGGCTACCATCTGACCATGTCAGATCAGTGATGATTTATTTATAGCATATAGCCTATCATCGTCTATCTAATAGGCTTATATTTAGATCAATGATTATTTTAAGAAAGGGAGAATCCATTCCTTGAATATATTCAAACAGTGCCTCAGATTAGCTGGTTTGCGCGTGCAGGAGTGGGCAATGAGTTGCATCTCGTCCTACAGACACTTGGTGTAAAACCCCTTCTTCATGGTTTATGCCTCCCGCAGCCGTTGGATAGGCCTATAATTTACTTTCACTAGCCCACATTAACGCACGATTAGCCTACAGGCCTACAGGCTAGGGTACTCAATCGAGTGGGCCGCTATAGGTTTATAATGGGCTGCAAAATAGCAGTGTTGTAGCTAATTTAGAGAGCAGTTTGACATGGGACATACACATCTCGGTCTCCAGGATTCCAAAATAATTCGTTTTATTAGGGGTGCTGCTCACGTGTCCTACTAGCTGACATTTGTTAGAAGGATAGTTGCCATACTACTGTTAGTAAAGCACAATGGTCGCTTTAACAGTTGCCATTAAGCACCGAATTTTTGCAAAGTTTTTGCCTAGGCTACGCAGCAGAACGTCGAAGCAAATTCTGAGGGCATACGGACAGGGACTCAGATCACAGTTGTCTTTGCATTCAGTGACAGTGCCAAGATCGTGATTTTGTGCGTGCGAGTGATTTATAAGCATTAGTGCGCAGTGACGCCTCTTTGAAAGAGTGTATTAGATCATTAGATTTGTGGCCATTTGTTTGTTTTGCACAAAACTTTTtaccgcccacacacacacacacctgcaaacacacacaacccGCCCGTCTCCACACGGACTTGGATGAAATACCTCATCCATGTCCGTGTGGTTCCTCCTTCTGGAAACACTCAATCTGTGGCACAACCTCTTCCAGGTCTTAATAGTTATTAATCATCTGGTTATTATGTGCTCAAAGAGCAAGGATTTCCTTGTTACTAAAACCCGTTCTAAAGTATCGTTTCACCAGTCATCTAACTCAGGCATTTCAACAGTGGCGCATACAGCAACAGGGAGCCAGGGAGGCATGCAATTAATAACCCAATACATACTTTCATTTTGAAATATAACCACGCCTTGATGCTCGAAGATTGCCACTTTATTCTCAAAAGATTGCCACTTTATTCTCGAAAGATTGCCACTCTATTCTCGAAAGATTGCCACTTTATTCTCGAAAGATTGCCACTCTATTCTCGAAAGATTGTCACTTTATTCTACAAAGATTGCCACTTTATTCTCAAAAGATTGCCACTTTATTCTAAAAAGATTGCCAATTTATTCTACAAAGATTGCCACTTTATTCTACAAAGATTGCCACTCTATTCTCGAAAGATTGTCACTCTATTCTCGAAGGATTGTCACTCTATTCTCGAAAGATTGTCACTCTATTCTCGAAAGATTGCTACTTTATTCTCGAAAGACTGCCACTGTATTCTCGAAAGATTGCCACTTTATTCTCGAAATTGTGTTTTGACTTTAttcaaaaaaaaacaaaaaaactttaTTCTCAAAGTATTTCAAGTTTTAAAGTACTATCCGTGAAAACAAATTCAAAGTACCACCCCCCATCACCATTAAAAATCATGTTTTACTTGGCCCTAAGGCCCTAGGTCGTGCgtccggcccagtacatcactggggcagagctccctgccacccaggacctctatttCAGGCGGTgacagagaaaggccctaaaaattgtcaaagactgagTACTATTCTGTTaaaatagactgttctctctgctaccgcactgcaagcAGTATCGATGCACCAAGTTTGAAACCAAAGGACCCTgaaagcttctacccccaagccataagactgctacacACACAACTCTACTGTCTCTACCTACAGTGTGTATCTCACCACAAGGACTTGGatgaaatacactacatgaccagaagtatgtggacacctgctcctcaaacatctcattccaaaatcatgggcattaatatggagttggtccaccctttgctgctataacattctccactcttctgggaaggcacagaatcatatagaatgtcactgtatgctgtagcattacaatttcccttcactggaactaaggggcctagcccgaaccatgaaaaacagccccagaccaatattcctcatccaccaaacttgacagttggcactatgcattggggcaggtagtggtctcctggcatccaccaaacccagattcatccgtcggactgccagatggtgaagcgggaTTCATCACTCCGTCAATGACAGCGAGCTTTACAcaactccagccgatgcttggcattgtgcatggtgatcttaggcttgtgtgcggtggctcggccatgaaaacccatttcatgaagctcactacgaacagttattgtgttgatgttgcttccagaggcagtttggaactcggtagtgtgtGTTGCAACTgaagacagatgatttttacccactacgcgcttcagcactctgcggtcccgttctgtaagcttgtgtggcctaccacttcgtggcagagccgttgttgctcctagacttttaCATTTGACGATAACAGCACttgcagttgaccggggaagctctaccAGGGCcggaatttgacgaactgacatgttgaaaaggtagcatcctatgacgCTGCCGCCTTGAAAGCCACCGAGCCCTTGAGTATGAGCCATTCTACTGacactgtttgtctatggagattgcatggcggggTGCTACATTTttttacacctgtcagcaacggatgtggctAAAATAGCCCAAATCCATTCATTTGATGGGGTGTCCACAAACTTGTGGCCATGTAGtgtagttaaccaaatagctacccagactatctgcatgGACGCTTTTAGCACTAACTCGTTTGACTCATcaaatacactgctgctactgtttattatctatcctgttgcctagtcactttatccaaTATGTACATATCTAAATGACCTCGTACACCCGGTacatcgacttggtactggtaccctgtgtatatgttattacctcgtacccctgcacatcgacttggtactggtaccctgtgtatatgttattacctcgtacccctgcacatcgacttggtactggtaccctgtgtatatgttattacctcgtacccctgcacatcgacttggtactggtaccctgtgtatatgttattacctcgtacccctgcacatcgacttggtactggtaccctgtgtatatgttattacctcgtacccctgcacatcgacttggtactggtaccctgtgtatatgttattacctcgtacccctgcacatcgacttggtactggtaccctgtgtatatgttattacctcgtacccctgcacatcgacttggtactgTGTAcacagccaagttatcgttactcattgtgtatttattcctggtgttattattatttgtatcatTTCAAAAATCTTCTCTCTGCATTATTGGGAAGGGCCATAAGTAATCATTtaattgttagtctacacctgttgtttacgaagcatgtgaaaaatacaatttgatttgatactctTCCGTACATTAGAACCTGTCAAAATAGTGATATATAAATGTCTCATTCATAAAACTATATTTGCTTAGGTTGCTTGGCTCTACCATTCCTTAGAATATCGCTGCTCTTcgagagcagtggttcccaaccctgttcctccagttccccaacagtacacattttcatTGTAAGCCTGGAcaatcacacctgattcaacttgtcaactaatcatcaaaccctcaatgagttgaatgaggCGCGTCTGTCCAGGGCTACAATGAAAATGTGTTCTGGAGAGGGTACTGGAGGACTaggtttgggaaacactgttttAGAGGATGGGTTAGGCATAAATATTTTTGCATGTCCTTGACTCCCGTCCTCTTGCCACGCCTCGTTCTCAAAAGCCATTTGTGGAGAAAGTCAGAGGGGCTCTACAGTGTTGAATAAAAATGTAGTTAGTGGTCGAAGTGTTTCGATTATGCATTGAGGGAAATTGCTCGTTAATAAATTGTCGATATCCTGTATGCCTTCCCACCTTTCTgtttcccacctatctgtttcccacctatctgtttcccaCCTTTCTgtttcccacctatctgtttcccaCCTTTCTGTTTCCCACCTATCCGTTTCCCACATATCTgtttcccacctatctgtttcccaCCTTTCTgtttcccac
Protein-coding sequences here:
- the LOC115126318 gene encoding beta-1,3-galactosyltransferase 2-like, which encodes MEKQGGNGCKRQVVVESPVRPLRFLVRPCFIFLLFLSTVIVIILLGFPDRFSQTDWWKNLSLYTYYHRWTNPDRHRGPSPTTIPPTTVPAPTSTTIRPLPTNHNHLGYPRNYHFIVDEPDKCNTQTPFLVLIVPVAPGNLAARDAIRRTWGNETLVQGKKVQTLFMLGLPGGPVAQELQEKVNQESQVHHDLLQSNFLDSYLNLTIKTMVIMDWLATHCTNATYAMKIDSDMFLNVENLMTMLLRPDVPEVNYLTGMLMWNRPVIRNPNSKWYVPVEMLADDRYPTYTLGMGYVFSNDLPERFVAVSKDIKLFNIEDAYVGACMKKLGLSPTNSPDPWQWKAYLGKYNRCEFSKVITYILSRSSQIVEYWMDLKKTPGSPCH